From Longimicrobium sp., the proteins below share one genomic window:
- a CDS encoding outer membrane beta-barrel protein: MRKSLFAGVALALAVIAGDAAAQSPVPFSLEGRVDYAAPTGDFGDVMEEGHSFSGGVSIGISPGLGVYGSFSQTRFGTDLGEDGDNADAIDQGFSAGLTTALPRFAGVAPWVGVGAVFHQLEIGGSDDGIDEDIGFEVGGGLALSLARNVRLTPGVGYRRYATEISGLAGLVESELDVEYFTAGIGLNIAF, encoded by the coding sequence ATGAGAAAGAGCTTGTTTGCGGGCGTAGCGCTGGCCCTGGCAGTGATTGCAGGTGACGCGGCGGCCCAGTCGCCGGTTCCGTTCTCGCTGGAGGGCCGCGTGGATTATGCGGCGCCCACCGGTGACTTCGGCGACGTGATGGAAGAGGGGCACAGCTTCAGCGGCGGCGTGTCGATCGGCATTTCGCCGGGGCTGGGCGTTTACGGCAGCTTCAGCCAGACGCGCTTTGGCACCGATCTGGGCGAGGACGGCGACAACGCCGACGCCATCGACCAGGGGTTCTCGGCCGGGTTGACCACTGCCCTGCCCCGCTTTGCGGGCGTCGCGCCGTGGGTGGGCGTCGGCGCGGTGTTCCACCAGTTGGAGATCGGCGGCAGCGACGACGGTATCGACGAGGACATCGGCTTCGAGGTCGGCGGCGGCCTTGCGCTGAGCCTGGCCCGCAACGTCCGCCTTACGCCCGGCGTCGGCTACCGCCGGTATGCCACCGAGATTTCCGGCCTCGCCGGCTTGGTGGAGAGTGAGCTGGACGTGGAGTACTTCACGGCCGGCATCGGCCTGAACATCGCTTTCTGA